A single region of the Candidatus Deferrimicrobiaceae bacterium genome encodes:
- the rpsP gene encoding 30S ribosomal protein S16 — MSVKIRLTRTGRTKSPSYRVIVADSRSPRDGRFIERLGTYTPQDNPAGFLIDEAATLKWLNEGAQPTETVKSLMQKAGIWKKYIDAKLATKAAAKSA, encoded by the coding sequence ATGTCCGTCAAGATCCGTCTGACCCGTACGGGGCGCACCAAGTCCCCTTCCTACCGTGTTATCGTTGCCGACTCCCGCTCGCCGCGCGACGGCAGGTTCATCGAGCGGCTCGGCACCTACACCCCCCAGGATAACCCTGCCGGGTTCCTCATCGACGAGGCGGCGACCCTCAAGTGGCTGAACGAAGGCGCGCAGCCCACCGAGACCGTCAAGTCCTTGATGCAGAAGGCCGGCATCTGGAAGAAATACATCGACGCCAAGCTGGCGACGAAGGCGGCGGCAAAGTCGGCCTGA
- the rimM gene encoding ribosome maturation factor RimM (Essential for efficient processing of 16S rRNA): MTDALIAVGRVVGLHGVSGKLKVNLFSGDPSGMRQVKNVRLSAPATEGAARRQQTFEVISAQRVRGCAVFHLKGIDSVEAAQSWMGAEAAVPRDELPEPDAGEYYVNDLIGCEMVGEDGGVIGKVADVMPGPAHDWLQVRRTDGGEAFLPLIEAFVREVDIPSRRIRVSPPEGWIDAV; this comes from the coding sequence GTGACCGATGCTTTGATCGCCGTCGGGCGCGTCGTCGGGCTGCATGGCGTCTCGGGCAAGTTGAAGGTCAACCTGTTTTCCGGCGACCCGTCCGGGATGCGGCAGGTGAAGAACGTCCGGTTGTCCGCCCCCGCCACCGAAGGGGCTGCCCGGCGTCAACAAACGTTCGAAGTGATTTCGGCGCAGCGCGTTCGCGGCTGCGCCGTTTTTCATTTGAAAGGCATCGATTCCGTCGAGGCGGCGCAAAGCTGGATGGGAGCCGAGGCGGCCGTTCCGCGCGACGAGCTGCCCGAGCCCGACGCGGGGGAATACTACGTCAACGACCTCATCGGATGCGAAATGGTGGGCGAGGACGGCGGCGTCATCGGCAAGGTGGCCGACGTGATGCCGGGTCCTGCGCACGACTGGCTGCAGGTGCGGCGCACGGACGGCGGCGAAGCGTTCCTTCCGCTGATCGAGGCGTTCGTCCGGGAGGTCGACATCCCGAGTCGGCGCATCCGGGTGTCGCCGCCCGAGGGGTGGATCGATGCGGTTTGA
- the trmD gene encoding tRNA (guanosine(37)-N1)-methyltransferase TrmD: MRFDVLTLFPAIFSGPLDCSILGKARERGQLTVDLHDIREFAEGKHRVTDEPPYGGGGGMVMKPEPIFAAVESVRERFGAGKVVLMSPSGERLSPALANRLAEEESHLILICGRYEGVDQRVADHLADMEISIGDFVLTGGELPALVLIDAVTRFLPGVLGDPGAALNDSFSDGLLEAPHYTRPPVFRGHAVPEVLLSGNHQAIRKWRAEESARRTALKRPDLTSLHHR; the protein is encoded by the coding sequence ATGCGGTTTGACGTCCTGACGCTTTTCCCCGCCATCTTTTCGGGGCCGCTCGACTGCAGCATCCTCGGGAAGGCGCGCGAGCGGGGGCAGCTGACCGTCGATCTCCACGACATCCGCGAATTCGCCGAGGGGAAGCACCGGGTGACCGACGAGCCGCCCTACGGGGGCGGCGGCGGGATGGTGATGAAGCCCGAGCCGATCTTCGCGGCCGTCGAGTCGGTCCGCGAGCGGTTCGGCGCCGGCAAGGTCGTGCTGATGTCCCCGTCGGGCGAACGGCTGTCGCCCGCCCTCGCGAATCGGCTGGCCGAAGAGGAAAGCCACCTCATCCTGATTTGCGGCCGCTACGAGGGGGTCGACCAGCGAGTGGCCGACCACCTGGCCGACATGGAGATCTCGATCGGCGATTTCGTGCTGACGGGCGGCGAACTTCCCGCGCTGGTGCTGATCGACGCGGTGACCCGCTTCCTGCCCGGGGTGCTGGGCGATCCCGGGGCGGCGCTGAACGACTCCTTTTCCGACGGCCTGCTCGAGGCGCCGCACTACACTCGCCCTCCCGTTTTCCGGGGGCATGCGGTTCCCGAGGTGCTGCTTTCCGGCAACCACCAGGCGATCCGGAAATGGCGCGCGGAAGAGAGCGCCCGCCGCACGGCGCTGAAACGCCCCGACCTGACCTCGCTCCACCATCGCTGA
- a CDS encoding glycosyltransferase family 39 protein, protein MSGKKSSLLLVFLGALVVKCVLGYVVPLTTDEAYYRMFGKVVAAGYYDHPPMIGWVMSLALMLGDGPLAVRLPAILMSSAVGAMIYLLLRGRDEERACLVTIFYLLSPLNVLFVIVTTDTPLFFFSFLSAFLFYRALTRGTLQDYLLSGLALGGAFLSKYIAVLLGFGYLAYWCLARKDRPSLPGMLMMGVGLLPAVAQNLWWNHAHDWNNLVFNLFNRNGDAHFGAKTIGTHLLIQVYLMTPPVVSVFLRQGGRWARRVREDRLALFGVLYLSAMAVFLGVSTAQSVGLHWALAFYPFLFVLLFLLPEKEELSRMSKRVALFTALHLVILAVALAIPLQAWEKAPFYQDMVFLLRTDELGKRLAPLERDYRLASTSYGVANILGSHMKCYVFVFGPGSIHGRQDDLWMDFRAINHGNVLVVCKGPQKREDYLPYFDSVALADVSVEGAMFHLVMGRGFRYDRYRDVVLRQVLDRYYAVPGWLPRGRADFANRYFGSDSPPISLTLPVGG, encoded by the coding sequence ATGTCCGGCAAAAAGTCGTCGCTTCTCCTGGTCTTCCTCGGGGCGCTCGTCGTCAAGTGCGTCTTGGGCTACGTCGTCCCGCTGACTACCGACGAAGCGTACTATCGGATGTTCGGGAAGGTCGTCGCCGCCGGGTATTACGACCATCCGCCGATGATCGGGTGGGTGATGTCGCTCGCCTTGATGCTCGGCGACGGACCGCTGGCGGTCCGTCTTCCCGCGATCCTGATGTCGAGCGCGGTCGGCGCCATGATCTACCTGCTCCTGCGCGGCCGCGACGAAGAGCGCGCATGCCTGGTGACGATCTTCTATCTGCTTTCCCCCCTGAACGTCCTTTTCGTGATCGTGACGACCGACACGCCGCTGTTCTTTTTCTCGTTCCTGTCCGCATTCCTGTTCTACCGGGCGCTGACGCGGGGCACCCTCCAAGATTACCTGCTGTCCGGGCTCGCGCTCGGCGGCGCATTCCTGTCGAAGTACATCGCCGTCCTTCTCGGCTTCGGATACCTGGCCTACTGGTGCCTGGCGCGGAAGGACCGCCCCAGCTTGCCCGGGATGCTGATGATGGGAGTCGGACTGCTGCCCGCGGTCGCCCAGAACCTCTGGTGGAACCACGCGCACGACTGGAACAACCTGGTCTTCAATCTGTTCAACCGCAACGGGGATGCCCATTTCGGCGCGAAGACCATCGGCACACATCTGCTGATCCAGGTTTACTTGATGACACCGCCCGTTGTGTCCGTGTTCCTTCGGCAGGGAGGGCGCTGGGCGCGCCGGGTGCGGGAAGACCGGCTGGCGCTCTTCGGGGTGCTCTACCTGTCGGCCATGGCGGTATTTCTGGGCGTATCGACCGCGCAAAGCGTCGGCCTCCACTGGGCGCTCGCCTTCTACCCGTTCCTGTTTGTGCTGCTCTTCCTGCTTCCGGAGAAGGAGGAGCTCTCCCGCATGTCGAAACGGGTGGCGCTATTCACCGCATTGCACCTGGTTATCCTGGCGGTGGCATTGGCGATCCCCCTGCAGGCGTGGGAAAAAGCGCCCTTCTACCAGGACATGGTGTTCCTCCTGCGCACGGACGAACTCGGGAAGCGGCTGGCTCCGCTCGAACGGGATTACCGGCTGGCAAGCACCAGCTACGGAGTTGCGAATATCCTCGGGAGCCACATGAAGTGTTACGTGTTCGTTTTCGGACCGGGGTCGATCCACGGGCGGCAGGATGATCTCTGGATGGACTTCCGGGCGATCAACCACGGAAACGTCCTGGTCGTGTGCAAGGGGCCGCAGAAGCGGGAGGACTATCTCCCGTATTTCGATTCGGTTGCCCTGGCGGATGTCTCGGTGGAAGGGGCGATGTTCCACCTCGTGATGGGCCGGGGGTTTCGCTACGATCGGTACCGGGACGTCGTCCTCAGGCAGGTCCTTGACCGGTACTACGCAGTCCCCGGATGGCTTCCCCGGGGGAGGGCGGACTTCGCGAACCGATATTTCGGAAGCGATTCGCCGCCGATTTCCCTTACGCTTCCCGTGGGGGGGTAA
- a CDS encoding AMP-binding protein, with protein MNRLLLGLVRAILSLRYRVRVEGLDALEGKPFRGCLILPNHPALVDPLIVLSNLYPALEPATLADRDQMKGRLLGALARRLRIHTIPDPAVYGESCRADVEAGLRACAADLKSGRNVLIYPAGRIMRSKREELRAASAVDTLLAEVPNARLLVVKTTGLWGSGFSFAGGKYPDFGAAVSRGIKGVLAGGLFFAPRRPVTIAVTEPPLLRTEGRLALNQALEAIYNQDIPPATYVPYSPFEKGGVREMPDLEKSRTAGDASGVATDIREKVLESLREMCGVDAIRDDLSLSRDLAMDSLKKLELLLFIEGAFGKSVRDPESLQTVADALLAAAGQLVEAPPELSLVPGSWFANGDRAPAIPEGDTIPEVFLRMAALGPDCPVLADQTSGVKRYRDLVLGILALKPEIEKLEGDYLGLMFPASAGVGVLYLATLFAGKTPVMLNWTVGERNLAHALDLLKIRHILTAGALLRKLREQGIALDGLADRFLTVESLAPRIGKGAKVKALLRSRLSWRSLRHAKIPATAVVLFTSGSENLPKAVPLTHGNLLANLRDVLSIVEVTPQDRLLSMLPPFHSFGLTGNLLLPLLSGLPAAFHPNPTEGPALSKLCEAYRASILMGTPTFLKGIVQAAGDAQLATLRLVVTGAEKCPEALYETISRRKPDLVVLEGYGITECSPIVSVNRVEDPRPGTVGKLLPGVEGVLKDPEGSGRAPEGMPGMLLVRGKSIFGGYLFHDGPSPFERFEGKDWYRTGDLVRRNPDGSLVFAGRLKRFVKIGGEMVSLPAIEEVLVARFQGAEASEPEIAVESDGSEEQPELILYTTRNVDRETANAAIREAGLSPIHHVRKAVRLEKIPLLGTGKTDYRALRTQNS; from the coding sequence ATGAATCGCCTGCTGCTTGGGCTCGTGCGCGCCATCCTCTCCCTGCGCTACCGGGTCCGGGTCGAGGGGCTGGACGCCTTGGAAGGAAAGCCGTTCCGCGGCTGCCTGATCCTGCCCAACCACCCGGCGCTGGTCGACCCGCTGATCGTGCTGTCCAACCTTTACCCAGCGCTGGAACCCGCGACGCTGGCCGACCGCGACCAGATGAAGGGGCGCCTGCTCGGGGCACTCGCGCGACGGCTGCGCATCCACACGATTCCCGACCCCGCGGTCTACGGCGAATCCTGCCGGGCCGATGTCGAAGCAGGGCTGCGCGCCTGCGCCGCCGACCTCAAGAGCGGCCGGAATGTCCTGATCTACCCCGCCGGACGCATCATGCGGAGCAAACGGGAAGAGCTTCGCGCCGCAAGCGCGGTCGACACCCTCCTGGCCGAAGTCCCCAACGCCCGGCTTCTCGTCGTCAAGACGACGGGCTTGTGGGGCAGCGGCTTCAGCTTCGCCGGCGGGAAATACCCCGACTTCGGCGCCGCCGTCTCGCGGGGGATCAAGGGCGTGCTCGCGGGCGGCCTCTTCTTCGCCCCCCGCCGCCCCGTCACGATCGCCGTGACCGAGCCCCCCCTCCTGCGCACCGAGGGGCGGCTCGCGCTCAACCAGGCGCTCGAAGCGATTTACAACCAGGACATTCCCCCCGCGACCTACGTCCCCTACTCGCCTTTCGAGAAAGGGGGCGTCCGGGAGATGCCCGACCTCGAAAAGTCACGGACGGCAGGCGACGCGAGCGGCGTGGCGACCGACATCCGGGAGAAGGTTCTGGAATCCCTTCGCGAAATGTGCGGCGTCGACGCTATCCGAGACGACCTGTCACTCTCCCGCGACCTCGCCATGGATAGTCTCAAGAAGCTCGAGCTGCTGCTCTTCATCGAGGGGGCGTTCGGGAAATCGGTACGCGACCCCGAATCGCTCCAGACCGTCGCCGATGCCCTGCTCGCCGCGGCGGGTCAGCTGGTCGAGGCGCCGCCGGAGCTTTCGCTCGTGCCCGGAAGCTGGTTCGCCAACGGCGACCGCGCCCCGGCCATCCCCGAGGGCGACACGATCCCCGAGGTGTTCCTGCGCATGGCCGCGCTTGGCCCGGACTGCCCTGTGCTCGCCGACCAGACCTCCGGCGTGAAGCGCTATCGCGACCTCGTCCTGGGCATTCTTGCCCTGAAGCCCGAGATCGAGAAGCTCGAGGGCGATTACCTGGGGCTCATGTTCCCGGCCAGCGCCGGCGTCGGCGTCCTCTATCTCGCGACGCTGTTTGCGGGCAAGACGCCGGTGATGCTCAACTGGACCGTGGGCGAGCGCAACCTGGCGCACGCGCTCGACCTGCTGAAGATCCGGCACATCCTGACCGCCGGTGCCCTCCTCCGGAAGCTCCGGGAGCAGGGGATCGCGCTCGACGGCCTGGCGGACCGGTTCCTGACGGTCGAGAGCCTCGCCCCGCGGATCGGCAAAGGCGCCAAGGTCAAGGCACTCCTTCGGAGCCGTCTCTCCTGGCGCTCCCTGCGGCACGCCAAGATCCCGGCGACGGCCGTCGTGCTTTTCACCAGCGGCAGCGAAAACCTGCCCAAGGCCGTCCCGTTGACGCACGGGAACCTACTCGCCAACCTGCGCGACGTCCTTTCCATCGTCGAAGTCACGCCGCAGGATCGGCTCCTTTCCATGCTGCCTCCCTTCCACAGCTTCGGGCTGACGGGCAACCTGCTGCTGCCGCTCCTCTCCGGCCTCCCCGCCGCCTTCCACCCGAACCCCACGGAAGGGCCGGCACTCTCGAAGCTGTGCGAGGCTTACCGGGCAAGCATCCTGATGGGAACCCCCACGTTTTTGAAGGGCATCGTCCAGGCTGCCGGCGACGCGCAGCTGGCGACGCTTCGCCTGGTCGTCACCGGCGCGGAAAAATGCCCTGAAGCGCTTTACGAGACGATTTCACGCCGCAAGCCAGATCTCGTCGTGCTCGAAGGGTACGGGATCACCGAGTGCAGCCCGATCGTCAGCGTGAACCGGGTCGAGGATCCGCGTCCCGGCACGGTCGGAAAGCTGCTCCCAGGCGTCGAGGGGGTGCTGAAAGATCCGGAGGGGAGCGGCCGGGCGCCCGAAGGAATGCCGGGGATGCTGCTCGTCCGCGGGAAGAGCATCTTCGGAGGATATCTGTTCCACGACGGCCCTTCCCCGTTCGAACGGTTTGAAGGCAAGGATTGGTACCGTACGGGCGACCTGGTCCGCAGGAACCCCGATGGCAGCCTCGTCTTCGCCGGGCGCCTGAAACGGTTCGTCAAGATCGGGGGCGAGATGGTGAGCCTGCCGGCCATCGAGGAAGTGCTGGTCGCCCGCTTCCAGGGCGCCGAGGCGTCGGAGCCGGAGATCGCGGTGGAATCGGACGGAAGCGAGGAACAGCCCGAGTTGATCCTGTACACGACCCGCAACGTCGATCGGGAAACCGCCAACGCCGCGATTCGCGAGGCGGGATTGAGCCCGATCCATCATGTGAGGAAAGCTGTGCGGCTCGAAAAAATCCCGCTGCTGGGCACGGGGAAGACCGACTACCGGGCCTTGAGGACGCAAAATTCCTGA
- a CDS encoding MFS transporter: MTAFRYHSPMDATINQSSANPRGAFAAMGGAYFLGTYNDNFFKQAVMLIAVGAGRTEFQGRAALAFLLPFVLFAAPAGWAADRFEKRSVVVIAKATELLGAAVGAAGLITGNLWLMSGMVGLMGLQSCFFSPALNGSIPELFAGERVTRVNAVFRLLVTMGILVGTAAAGIVLDLPGAPILGAAFGRGALAAAIMAVGAIGLAVSFGVPRRPAADPARSFPWTGPIDTLRELRRASADRLLGTIIGADVFIWSLGALQLLLINPMGLLQFHLSKQHTSFLVASQMIGIGLGGMLAARLAKGARWHRVLAPAGLAMAVFLGGIFSLPSLPAGWQLPLLYPLLALVGAGGGLVMIPCESFLQVRPAPERKGAVWASANFAVFLGMAIASGLSNLLNRVLLPTQSFGLLAISAILFALLIAPALRKGEAR; encoded by the coding sequence ATGACTGCTTTCCGTTATCATTCCCCGATGGACGCAACGATCAATCAATCTTCCGCCAACCCGCGCGGCGCCTTCGCCGCGATGGGCGGCGCCTATTTTCTCGGCACCTATAACGACAACTTCTTCAAGCAGGCGGTCATGCTGATCGCCGTGGGGGCGGGGCGCACCGAGTTCCAGGGACGGGCTGCGCTCGCTTTCCTTCTGCCGTTCGTCCTGTTCGCCGCGCCGGCAGGCTGGGCGGCCGACCGCTTCGAAAAACGCAGCGTGGTCGTCATCGCGAAGGCGACCGAGCTGCTCGGCGCCGCGGTGGGCGCGGCCGGCCTGATCACGGGCAACCTTTGGCTGATGTCGGGCATGGTCGGGCTGATGGGGCTGCAATCGTGCTTTTTCAGCCCCGCGCTCAACGGGTCGATCCCCGAGCTGTTCGCCGGAGAGCGCGTCACGCGCGTCAATGCCGTCTTCCGGCTGCTCGTCACCATGGGCATCCTCGTAGGCACGGCGGCGGCGGGGATCGTGCTCGACCTTCCGGGCGCGCCGATCCTGGGTGCGGCCTTCGGGCGCGGGGCGCTCGCCGCCGCCATCATGGCCGTCGGCGCCATCGGTCTCGCCGTCAGCTTCGGCGTTCCCCGGCGCCCGGCTGCAGATCCGGCGCGTTCCTTCCCGTGGACGGGTCCGATCGATACGTTGCGCGAATTGCGGCGGGCGTCCGCCGACCGGCTGCTCGGCACGATCATCGGCGCCGACGTCTTCATCTGGTCGCTCGGCGCGCTCCAGCTTCTGCTGATCAACCCGATGGGGCTGCTCCAGTTCCACCTGTCGAAGCAGCACACGAGCTTCCTCGTCGCTTCCCAGATGATCGGCATCGGCCTCGGCGGGATGCTCGCGGCACGCCTCGCGAAAGGGGCACGCTGGCACCGGGTACTCGCCCCGGCTGGCCTCGCCATGGCGGTCTTCCTCGGGGGCATATTCTCGCTCCCCTCGCTGCCCGCCGGCTGGCAGCTCCCGCTGCTCTACCCGCTGCTCGCGCTCGTCGGCGCCGGCGGCGGCCTCGTCATGATCCCTTGCGAGAGCTTCCTCCAGGTGCGGCCCGCGCCCGAGCGCAAGGGCGCCGTCTGGGCCAGCGCCAACTTCGCGGTGTTCCTCGGCATGGCGATCGCCAGCGGCCTGTCCAACCTCCTCAACCGGGTGCTGCTCCCCACGCAGTCGTTCGGGCTCCTGGCGATTTCGGCGATCCTCTTCGCCCTCCTGATCGCCCCGGCGCTCCGGAAGGGGGAAGCCCGATGA
- a CDS encoding amidohydrolase family protein has translation MKRAIAAIMAATTFAAPWTTCTGAEAGAFGGLVDFHCHVAGIGAGGSGCFVSPRMRRSWKYRIYLKAFGITQADLLREGDGLVLRRLSEMLDGSRRVSAAVVLALDGVVDERGELDRSRTEMYVPNDFVRDGVRRYQNLLYGASVNPYRKDAIARLEEASRDGAVLVKWLPSIQGIDPADPRLIPFYLRMKALGLPLLTHTGSESSFTCSDDRLSDPERLRLPLRLGVTVIAAHAGGGGRNGGEKNVDRFLRLAQEYANLYADISALTQVNRASAIPHLMSRPELRGRLVYGSDMPLPNTGIVTAWAFPLRLSPARIRAIGRIENPWDRDVALKEALGMSFLSVN, from the coding sequence ATGAAACGAGCGATCGCCGCGATCATGGCCGCCACCACGTTCGCGGCCCCCTGGACGACATGCACGGGCGCGGAGGCCGGGGCGTTCGGGGGGCTGGTCGACTTCCACTGCCACGTCGCCGGCATCGGCGCCGGCGGCAGCGGATGTTTCGTCTCCCCGCGGATGCGGCGCAGCTGGAAATACCGGATCTACCTGAAGGCGTTCGGGATCACGCAGGCGGATCTGCTCCGGGAGGGAGACGGCCTCGTGCTCCGGCGGCTCTCCGAAATGCTCGACGGCTCCCGCCGGGTTTCCGCTGCCGTGGTGCTTGCGCTGGACGGCGTCGTCGACGAACGCGGGGAGCTCGACCGCTCCCGGACCGAGATGTACGTCCCGAACGACTTCGTCCGGGACGGCGTTCGCCGCTACCAGAATCTCCTCTACGGGGCGAGCGTCAACCCGTACCGAAAAGACGCCATCGCGCGGCTGGAGGAGGCTTCCCGGGACGGCGCCGTCCTGGTCAAGTGGCTACCCTCGATCCAGGGGATCGATCCGGCCGACCCGCGCCTGATCCCTTTCTACCTCCGGATGAAGGCGCTCGGCCTGCCGCTCCTGACGCACACCGGCTCGGAAAGCTCGTTCACTTGTTCCGACGACCGGCTGTCCGACCCGGAGCGGCTCCGCCTCCCCCTCCGCCTGGGCGTAACCGTCATCGCCGCCCACGCCGGGGGCGGAGGCCGCAACGGCGGCGAGAAGAACGTCGACCGATTTCTCCGCCTCGCCCAAGAATACGCAAACCTGTACGCCGACATCTCGGCGCTGACCCAGGTCAACCGCGCTTCCGCGATCCCCCACCTCATGTCCCGGCCGGAGCTGCGCGGACGACTCGTCTACGGGTCGGACATGCCGCTCCCAAACACCGGGATCGTCACGGCCTGGGCCTTTCCGCTCCGGCTATCGCCCGCCCGGATTCGCGCGATCGGGCGCATCGAAAACCCATGGGACCGGGACGTCGCGCTCAAGGAGGCGCTCGGGATGTCTTTCCTTTCGGTCAATTAG
- a CDS encoding sigma 54-interacting transcriptional regulator: MKCMSLRDPLDPDDWRFLEMVAQAAFANPFGQARDDLDVRIGGADPGATPGAVLDAAIARVGERIGRLQRAGCADVRGYGRTRGETIRTAVLFHLFHRHADAFDALIRAQSGKGDAPVAAPFAGEAMRELSGFGFDPEEAGRHLALFYQMRRAFHFVRDGLVGSSPAMRKLRERLWNCVFTHDIRWFESGLRDRMTEFPVLLLGETGTGKGAAASAIGRSGFIPFDAARGRFAESFTRNFVAINLSQYAESVLESELFGHRKGAFTGAIESHEGLFGRCQPNGVIFLDEIGDAAVPVQIKLLHVLQDRTYFPVGSHETCRFEGRIVAATNRPMGDLMREGRFREDLYYRLCSDEITLPTLRQRLREDPGELGRLVSSILSRLDPAASGREERLVMAALRDGISPDYPWPGNVRELEQAVKRVILTGRYEGREAVPSAGTEDDALLAGVRDAALDAGTLLARYCAMLHRRFGSYEEVARKTGLDRRTVRKYILSLDTPSRL, translated from the coding sequence ATGAAATGCATGTCATTGCGAGACCCGCTCGATCCGGACGACTGGCGCTTCCTGGAAATGGTCGCGCAGGCGGCCTTCGCCAACCCCTTCGGGCAGGCGCGCGACGACCTCGACGTCAGGATCGGCGGCGCGGACCCCGGCGCGACGCCCGGCGCGGTGCTCGACGCGGCGATTGCCCGGGTCGGGGAGCGGATCGGCCGCCTGCAGCGGGCCGGGTGCGCTGACGTTCGCGGCTATGGGAGAACGCGCGGGGAGACGATCCGGACCGCGGTCCTGTTCCACCTGTTCCATCGTCATGCCGACGCATTCGACGCCCTGATCCGCGCCCAGTCCGGGAAGGGCGATGCGCCGGTCGCCGCCCCGTTCGCAGGCGAGGCGATGCGCGAGTTGTCGGGATTCGGGTTCGACCCGGAAGAGGCGGGGCGGCACCTGGCGCTCTTCTACCAGATGCGGCGGGCGTTCCACTTCGTCCGGGACGGACTGGTCGGTTCATCGCCCGCGATGCGGAAGCTGCGCGAGCGGCTCTGGAACTGCGTGTTCACGCACGATATCCGCTGGTTTGAATCCGGGCTGCGCGACCGGATGACCGAGTTTCCCGTCCTCCTGCTCGGGGAGACCGGGACAGGGAAAGGGGCGGCGGCGTCTGCGATCGGTCGCTCTGGGTTCATCCCGTTCGACGCCGCGCGGGGCCGTTTCGCCGAAAGCTTCACTCGCAACTTCGTGGCGATCAACCTGTCCCAGTATGCGGAAAGCGTCCTTGAGTCCGAGCTGTTCGGGCATCGCAAGGGGGCGTTCACCGGCGCCATCGAGTCGCACGAGGGGCTGTTCGGACGTTGCCAGCCCAACGGGGTGATCTTCCTCGACGAGATCGGCGATGCAGCCGTGCCGGTCCAGATCAAGCTGCTCCACGTCCTGCAGGACCGGACGTACTTCCCCGTCGGCAGCCACGAGACGTGCCGGTTCGAGGGGCGCATCGTCGCCGCGACCAACCGGCCGATGGGCGACCTCATGCGGGAAGGGCGCTTCCGGGAAGACCTCTATTACCGGCTCTGCTCCGACGAGATCACGCTCCCGACGCTCCGGCAGCGGCTTCGGGAGGATCCCGGTGAGCTCGGGCGCCTGGTGTCGAGCATCCTGTCCCGGCTGGACCCGGCGGCGTCGGGCCGGGAGGAGCGGCTGGTCATGGCGGCCTTGCGGGACGGGATTTCGCCCGATTACCCTTGGCCGGGCAACGTCCGGGAGCTGGAGCAGGCGGTGAAGCGGGTGATCCTCACGGGGCGGTACGAGGGGCGCGAGGCGGTTCCCTCCGCCGGGACGGAGGACGATGCGCTCCTCGCCGGGGTCCGGGACGCGGCCCTCGATGCGGGGACGCTTCTCGCGCGCTACTGCGCGATGCTCCATCGCCGGTTCGGGAGCTACGAGGAAGTCGCACGCAAGACGGGGCTCGACCGCCGGACCGTCCGGAAATACATTCTGTCTCTTGACACTCCCAGCCGCCTGTAA
- a CDS encoding ribonuclease HII, translating into MPEGFEARARANGFFAPAGVDEAGRGPLAGPVVAAAVILPEGYDHPAIRDSKALSPKARERAFSIIVADAVAYAIAEASPQEIDTINILQASLLAMRRAVERLSVVPDFLYVDGTFPVPFDLPQQPLVKGDARCRSVAAASILAKVTRDASMCAFDRLYPGYGFAAHKGYPTRDHYAAIGLLGPCPIHRRTFRGVVA; encoded by the coding sequence TTGCCCGAGGGTTTCGAAGCCCGGGCGCGCGCGAACGGTTTTTTCGCGCCGGCCGGAGTCGACGAAGCCGGTCGCGGGCCGCTGGCGGGACCGGTCGTCGCCGCCGCCGTGATTCTCCCCGAGGGGTACGACCACCCCGCGATTCGCGATTCCAAGGCCCTTTCCCCCAAAGCGCGGGAAAGGGCCTTTTCCATAATTGTTGCCGACGCGGTCGCTTATGCGATCGCCGAAGCCTCCCCCCAAGAGATCGACACGATCAACATCCTGCAGGCGTCGCTGCTCGCGATGCGGCGGGCGGTCGAGCGGCTTTCCGTCGTGCCCGACTTCCTTTATGTCGACGGCACCTTTCCCGTCCCGTTCGATCTTCCGCAACAGCCGCTCGTCAAGGGGGATGCGCGGTGCCGGTCGGTGGCGGCGGCTTCCATCCTTGCCAAGGTGACGCGCGACGCATCGATGTGCGCGTTCGACCGGCTCTACCCCGGATACGGCTTCGCCGCCCACAAGGGCTATCCGACCCGGGATCACTACGCCGCGATCGGCCTCCTGGGACCTTGCCCGATCCACCGACGCACCTTCCGGGGGGTGGTCGCATGA
- a CDS encoding YraN family protein, producing the protein MSAPPDPRHAAGREAEGAAAGYLESLGMTIVGRNVRTGGGEIDLVARDGGTLVFVEVRYRESDAFGTPEDSVGVLKRLRVARAARRYLAEIGPSGWTEARFDVVAVEGGETPALRHFQGAFDARGKVL; encoded by the coding sequence ATGAGCGCGCCGCCCGATCCGCGCCACGCCGCGGGACGGGAAGCCGAAGGGGCGGCGGCAGGTTACCTCGAATCGCTCGGCATGACGATCGTCGGGCGGAATGTCCGGACGGGCGGGGGCGAGATCGACCTGGTCGCGCGCGACGGCGGGACGCTCGTCTTCGTCGAGGTGCGTTACCGCGAAAGCGATGCGTTCGGGACGCCCGAGGACTCGGTCGGCGTCCTCAAGCGGCTGCGCGTCGCCCGGGCGGCGCGTCGCTACCTGGCCGAGATCGGACCCTCGGGCTGGACCGAGGCGCGCTTCGATGTCGTCGCGGTCGAGGGCGGCGAAACGCCCGCCCTCCGGCATTTCCAAGGAGCATTCGATGCCCGGGGCAAAGTGCTATAA